A segment of the Bacteriovorax sp. PP10 genome:
GAGGTAATATGTAAATCCGAAGCACTGCTATCAACCATCAATTTGAATAGCTGCTGAATTTTTAAGTTCTCATTACTCCCGGCCTGATTGGTGTGAGTTTGAGTGAGCCTTGTTGAGGTTCCGCCTTTTCCAGTATCGTCCATAATAATCCTACATTTTATCAGAAGCTGAATTCGACACAGCTTCATCAACAGTTGTTAACCCTTGGGCCACTTTAGTCAGAGCACACATTCGAAGAGTCTTCATGCCTTCTTTGATTGCCTGTCTCTTTATCTCATCAGTTGAACCTGATCTTAATAAAATTTCTTTCACTGACGGAGTCATTTCTAATACTTCATAAATGGCTACTCGCCCTTTATAACCAGTATTATTACATGTCCCGCAACCTTTACCTTTGTATGCAGTAATCTTCTCAGCTGATGCTGGAGAAATACCACATGACACTAAAACTTCTTTTGTAGCTAGAGGATCAACGTCCTTACAATCTTTACAGATCTTTCTACAAAGTCTTTGAGCAACAACAACGTTAAGTGCAGCTGCTACAAGGAAAGGTTCAATCCCCATATTCACCAGACGAGTAATCGTACTTGGTGCATCGTTAGTGTGAAGTGTAGATAAAACCATGTGACCCGTAAGTGCGGCCTCAACAGCAATCTCTCCAACCTCATGGTCACGAATCTCTCCTACCATTATGATATCAGGATCCTGGCGTAAAAAGGATTTTAAACAAGCTGCGAATGTTAATCCGATATCTTTTTTTACGTTTACCTGGTTGATACCTTCAAGGTTAAACTCGACAGGATCTTCCGCGGTAGAAATATTAGTATCAATTTGGTTCAACTCGGCCAGAGCAGAATACAATGTCGTCGTCTTTCCTGATCCTGTAGGACCAGTAACCAGACACATTCCGTAAGGACGATAAATACCTTCCTTAAAAATCTCAATTTGCTTAGGTTCAAATCCCAGCTTCGTCATATCTAGCTGAAGATTTGATGAATCCAGAAGTCGAAGAACGATTTTTTCACCAAACAATGTTGGAAGTGAAGAAACACGATAATCGATTGGCTTACCACCGATTTCAAGCTTAATACGTCCATCTTGAGGCTTACGTCTTTCAGAAATATCCATCTGGGCCAAGATCTTTACTCTCGAAATAATCGGAAGCATTAGGGCACGTGGAGGTCTTGCGGCCTCAACTAAGCTTCCATCCTGACGGTAACGAATACGGAAGTTATTTTCATAAGGCTCGATATGAATATCAGAGCACTTCATAACAAAAGCTTCGGCCAGAATCTTATTAACATATCTGATAACGTCGTCACCGATGTCATCTTCTTTAATGTTTTCATCTTTCTTTTGAGAATCAGCTTTGATCTCTCTAATGGTCTCAAGTACGTCATCAATATTATCCGGAACTCTGGCAAAGATGTCCGACCATGATGAAAGACTCGTTAGAATAAATTCTACTGGGTATTGAAACAATGCCTGAAGCTCAGCTTGCAATCTAATAAGAGATGGATCAAAGATCGCAACACTTACTGCGCGTGAGTTTTTTTGAATTGGAAGAACACGGTATTTTACGATATCGCTCTTCTTAACAATTTTTAAAATTCTCTCAGGGATTTTTGCTTTTGATAAATCGATATAAGTAAGATTGTAGCTATCAGCAATTTGCTTAGCGAATCTAATGTCATCAAAAAACTTAAATTGTAGTAGAGCAAGTTCTGAAATCAGTAATGGATCTTTGTCGATAATAAGCGGGCGTAGATCCTTAATTGGAACCATTCCCGTTTTAGTTATGACATCAACAAACTCTTTTCTGAACATAAAGTTGTTACTTCTCTTATTTTACTTGCAGACGATATTTGAATAACTTATCGGTTGATTGAGAATGTTCTTAAATAATTTGAAGATATTACGTAGAAGACTACTTAGACCAAAATGCTACGGCATACAAAGCTTGTCGCTCAAGCATTTCCAACCCGTCGACATATTTATGAACTTTGCCAGGAATAGTAGAAGAATGCTGACTAAAGTTATAATTGAAGTCCCAAAATAGTGCCCTATTAGGGATTATACCATTAAAAATGAATTCTCTGGCACACGTATTAATAACAACGGGTAAAGCAGTTGGGGATTGAAAATGTTCAATTAAATTTAGTTGATTAAAATTGTTGGTTTGTTTACGTGATAATACTTTGAAGCTTAAACCTAAATTCTTGAGTGCGAGCCTGGCAACAGAGGCCATCACTCCATCTCCAAGAATAATCACCTCAAGATCGCCATAATCTTTTTGCATCTCTTTTAAGATATCAACAATCGCAAGGTAGTCTGTATTCTCCCCTATGACTTTACCCTTTTTCTTTTTAAGGCAGTTGATCGCTCCGATTTCAAGAGCGGTGCTCGTGAGTTCAACCTGAGTTAAAAAGTGTTTTTTATAAGGTGATGTGATGTTGATGCCATCATAGATATTTAGCAGATCAAGAGCGCTGGGAATTTCTTCTGCTGTTTTATAATCCAAAAGATCATAATGAACACTTGGTGAAATAAGCTTGCGATACATCTCAGGAGATCGAGAATGAGAAATATCTTTGCCGACTAATGCATACTTATTCATGCTTAAAATATTCTCGTGCCAATTCAGCATCAGCTGTAATTTGTTCAACAAGGTCGTTAACGCTTGGGAACTTCTTTTCATCACGAAGTTTCTTGATAAAACTTACGCGAATTTCTTCACCGTAAATATCCTGAGTGAAATCCAGTAAATGAGATTCAACATGAACTTCATAACCAGTATTAAACGTTGGATTGACTCCAATGTTTGTAACTGAATTATAAATCATATCTTTAATCTTAACCTGGGTGATATAAACACCTTTGGCCGGAATAATTAATTCTTTATCGTAACCAAGGTTAGCTGTTGGATAACCAATTTTTTTACCACGCCCCTCACCTTTAATAACTCTTCCTGATAGAAAGTAATTTCTTCCAAGAAGCTCATTGGCCTTAGGGATATCACCTGCTAAAATAGCATTCCTCACTTCAGTCGATGAAACCGAAGAGCTCTTAATTTTATATTCTTGTTGAAGCATTAAGGCCGTTTTTTTGTGCTCACAAAAAGTCTTCGCCACATGGAAGTCTCCAGACTTATTTGCTCCAAATGCGAAATCATGACCTAGGTAGATTTTAGAAATACCATCAAATGAAAAGATGTGTTTTGTTAAAAACTCTTCAGGTGTCAGCGTGCTGAAGTCTCGAGTGAAGTCGATTTCAAGTAAGTAGTCTGCTCCACAACTTGCGAGAAGCTCTCTTCTTTCTGCATAAGTATTAATTAAAAAACCTGAATGAGCTTTAAGAATTTTTAAAGGATGCGGGACGAAAGTTACGATCACAAACTTTGCATGATCTTGAATACAGTCTTTTTTTATCTGATGTAAAAACTCACGGTGCCCAACATGGACACCATCAAAGTTTCCAATAGTCACATGGACTTTGTTTTCATTGTATACAGTTTTTAGCTCTTCAAGGTCTTTAACAATAATCATAAATTTTTCATCAGTTCATTAAAATGTTTTTTCTCAAAAACGACATTCTGGCCGTTTCTCTTTCCTTCAGCATACGCCCCACCTTCGGTAAAACTCAATGCATTTTTGAAATAGTTTTTAGCTTCATTTGATAACTGACTATCATTTATAACATTTGTAATTGAAATTCCACCTGCGGCCATTTTATTTGTTTTATCCAGGGCAACCAGTACATGATAAAGCTCTGAATAACGAAGACCTTTCTTTTTCATTACAGCGATATCGCGTTTGATCAATTGCGAAATATTCTTTGGACCAGAACTATTTCTTGCTGATAATCCCCACTGAATTCCAACGATAACTAAAAGTAGCCCTAATATCGTATTTAAAACCAGGAACCCACGATCAAACCACTGTCCTTGCCCGGATAGATTAGGGCCAACAAGACCTATTTGATTTTTCTCTACTGCGACTTCTTTCTTATTTTTAAATAATGAATTTAAAAAATTGTTTCCTTCGGCCGCTGGAGTTGTGGCCTCAGGTTTAGTTTCACCGCTTCCATTCGTCGCGGCCGCAACACCACTAACTTCAATTCCAGGCACAGAGATCTTTTTCTCAATATATTTTCCTGAGCTTGGTTCAAAATAAGCAAAGGCCATTTCTCTTGCTGGAATCTTAACCGGGCCTCTTGCTAAAAGTGTGTATTCAAAAACTTTCTTTGCTGCTTGCATCCCCATTTCTGTTACTTCAGATTTTGTATCAAATTGCTCTAGATTATTATCTGCATAGATAACTGGAGCATCGAAATTTTCAACGGCCCCCTTACCTTTTACTTCTAATTTAATTTCGATTGGTTCATTAACCAGATACTTTCCTTTAGGGACTGAAAGATTGAATTCATGCTCTCCAATTAATCCAGTAAAGCTACTTGGCACACCTTCAGAAGGAAGGGCCAGTACTTCAACTTCAATGCGTGGACTTGAGAGGTCTTTATTCTTATATCTTTGAGATCCAAATCCAAAACCACTGTAATCATTTTCTATCATCTGAACAGAAATCGTCATTGGGTCCAGGACTGCTGAACCTACCTTTTCAGCATAGAGCCTTGCTGAATAAGCGAGAATTCTTTTAAAAACTTGTCCTTTATATTGAACCGTTTCTACTGGTGCATTGATGTGGTGAAAGCGTTTAATAAATTTATTTAACTTAGGAAACTCTTTTACATCATTAGCAGAAATAGATGTTTTGAAATAAAGATAGTAATTAACATCAAGTCCTTCTCCCAAATAGATTTTTGTTTTTGAGGCTTCTGCTTCAATAAAAGCATCTGGGATTCTTCGGGCTTCATTTAGGACGTTTACTCTAACTTCACTTACTGGAATAGTTTTTCCAGACATTTCAACTTTAACGTTTCTTAGGTAGACCTGCCCTGCTCTTTCAGCAAGCAGTTCATAAACTACGGCCTGTTCTTTTGTCGTTGTAAACTTACCATTGATAACGACTGTGGAAATAGAAAGACCTTGTGATCTTTTTCCTAAAACAGAAGCACCATAAGGAGTGAACGAAATATAGGGCTCTTCACTTCCTGAAGTTTTAATCTTGAAAGTAACAAAAAAGTTTTCATTGATAACCGGCTCTTTAGGCTCTACAACAACTTCGACTTCTTGAGCACGAAGGGCCATTGAAAACATTGCCAGAATAAAAAACATTATTATCTTCATTACCAGTCTCTCTTAGGTTTAGGTGCTCCACGCTCATTAGTGGAAGTATCCATCATCTTCTTTTGCAGTTCACGGTCATCATTTAGTATCTGCTTAACCATGGCAGGCGTTTTTACCATTTTTCTTTTTTGCTCAATCATTTTTTCTTTTTCTTGTAATGACTTGGGAGCGGTGTCTGGACGATCAGGTTTATCTAGATCTTTAGGATCTTTCTTTTCTTTTTCGTCTTTCTTATCTTTGTTATCCTTATTGTCTTTTTTATCTTGTTTTTGATCCTGGCCATTTTTTGGATCTTTACTGTCTTTGTTATCCTGCCCTTTCCCGTCTTTCTTATCTTCTTTTTTGTCGTCTTGTTTTCCGTCTTTATCTTTTTTATCTTTTTCGCCATCTTTCTTGTCGTCTTTTTTATCGTCCTTCTTGTCATCCTTCTTATCGTCTTTATTCTTGTCCTGCCCCTTCTTATCATCATTCATAGTCAGAAGAAGATTGTGGCGCATTTTATCTTTTATTTCTTCATTCGCACCCTTATAAATCTGTTGAATGAGTGGCATCGCTTCATCTAACTTATGTGCTTTTAGAAGGGCCGTTGCTCTGTTAAAGACGACTTGTTGTTCGTCTTCAGGCCTTGCATATTCTTTATACAATTCACTGGCGCGTTTCTCATCATTGTTTTTCAAAAGATTCTCAGCGATCTTTAAAATCTCTTTGCGATCGGCCTTACCGTCTTTCATTTTCTGCATCTCTTTTAATAGTGCAGGTGGAAGAGGTTTTTCCTTCTTCTCTTCTTCTTGCGAGTCTTGCGCGTAGGCACCAGCATTAAAAGATAAAAGCGCAATGACCAATAAACTTGCAACTGTTTTAAAACTAGCAAATCTTCCTAGAACAATTGAAAAGCAGTATAAAATAATCGCTGGGATTAGGATCAAATGAGAAAATACCGGACGCACTCGCATATCTCCTTTTCCATTGGCCTTATTATAAGTGCCTCTGAAAAAGTTCATAATATCTTCTGTTGGTAAGGAATAAGAATTCGCAATCCAATACTTGTAATTTTTTACGTTCTTACCAATCTTCTTAATATATTCTTCATCAAGTTTCGTAACGACAGGTTCACCTTTATTTGTTTTATAACCTCTAAAAGATCCATCTTCCCATCTCAGAGGAATATTAGCGCCTTTAGCTGTCCCAATACCAACAACCGCTAGGTTGATATTATTTCCCAGGTCTACATCAAATGATCCATCACTTTCTTCTGCATCGGTAAAAACTAAGATATTTCCATTAGCGGCCTTCCTGTCCCCATCTGTATCAAAATATCCAACAGCTTCAGAAATCGCTTGCCCAATATTTGATCCTCCGGACACAGCATTTGTTTTTTCCAGTGCTGCTAATCTTGAATCAAGTAAATCAATATCATCTGTAAAAGGGATTAAACGTTTTTGGATATCAGAAAATAGAACGACTGAAATCTGATGTCCTGCTGCACTTTTAACAAAGTGACGTGCCAGCTGAATGGCTTTTCCAAAACGACTAGGACGAATATCTTCTGCCAACATACTAGATGAGCTATCTAAAATAATGATGGTTTTTTGATCTGGAAGATTCGTTTTAACTTTTTCTTCCGGACCTCTTAAGTCCAATAGAGAAACAAACATTAGGAATAAACTGATGACATAAATCAGTGTGGAGAAACGGCTAAGCCATGTTCTTTCAAAAAACCAATAGGTCTTCACCCATTTAAAGTATTTAGAATTTAAATAGATGATGAGTATCGCAAAGATGATACTTCCAATAATAATATGTGGGAGATACTGAGTGTTGCTAAAATTCATGGGCCCTCCCTAAGGAGTAGACGTCTGGATAATTCGGCCCCGATTAAAAGCAGAACTCCGATTAAAAGATATTTGAAATACAGCTCTTCATAGATAATCTTTCCAGATTGCTCAATTTCCGTGCGCTCAAGTTTATTAATATCACCTAAAACGTTTTGAAGGGCCTTATTATCTCGGGCCATATAAAACTTCCCGCCAGTAATACGAGCGATTTCTTGAAGACCTTTTTCATCTACACTTCCACCTGGAATGACTTGATAGCGTTGAACCCCAAACATATTGGCGCCAACTGGAATGCGTGCGTCTTTTGCTCCTCCAATCCCAATCGTGTAAATCTTAATTTTTTGTTCAGCCGCCATCTCTGCTGCCTGAAGTGGCGTAAGTGTCCCTACGTTACTTACTCCATCCGTAAGAAGAATAATGACTTTATTTTTCGCCAAAGACTGAAGAAGACGACCAACGCCTAAGGCAAGAGCATCACCGATATTCGTTCCATCTCCCAGCACACCTAACTTAATCTGGGCGACCATTTTATTAATCAGATTTAAATCAGTAGATAACGGAAGGAGTGTAAAAACTTTTTCTGCAAAAATAACAATTCCAATTCGATCGCGTGGAAAAAGTGCAACGAAGTCCTGAATCTTTTGTTTTGCTGCTTCAAATCTATTGGGCTTCAAGTCTTCAGCAAGCATTGATCTTGATAAGTCGAGAACAATAAAAATATCGTTAACCTCAATAGTGTTTTTATCCATTCCCATAGGTCTGCGAGGACCGGCAAGAGCAAATGAAATATATAACCAACTCACGACTCCCATAATGAAGATCAAACTTCTTAGAATAGGAATGCCTTTTTTCTTATATTTCGAGGGAATAAAAAGCTGAGGTTTTTTAAACCAATAAAAGAAGCCGATGATCCAAAAGATCAAACCGACTCCACCGAAAATAGCATAATGGATATGTTGAAATTCAAAATTCATTTTTCAAAGCTCCTTCTGATGATATCAAAAGAAGATTTCACTTCCTCAATCTCAGCATTCCCCCATTCTTTTTTGAACTGGTGCTGATTAAGTGTTTTTAAGAACTCAAAATGGGCCGGTGCTCTTTCAACTAAAAGCCCCATCCAGGTCTCTTTATCCTTATAAATCGCTTCAAAGTCTTCTCTCTTTGCTGCTCTTCTAAAGATCTCATCATATTTCTTTCTAGCTTTTTTAATAGAATCTGGTTTTAGGCCTACAAGGAATTCTTTAATCGCCTTTCTTTTAATGACGGCCAAAACCAATAGCACAATCAACACACCAAGGATGATCATCCAGATAATTGATTTATTCAGCGATTGATCCAGGATATAGAAATCTGAATTTTTTCCTTGGAGCTCAGTAATGGCAAGTGCACCTGACTTTAATTCAATCAGTGTATCGTTATACTTAAACGCAAAAGTTGGTTGGGCCTTGGCCGTTTTAACAATAAACAAACCTTTGAGTTCAACTACATCAGCATTGTTTTGAGAAACACCTAAGCTGGTAATCTGAGCAAGATATAAAGCATTAAAGAACAATGTCTTTTCTAGTTTCTTAAACTGAGTCAGGTCGGCATTTTCAATTGGCCAGACTCTAATCGTGGCCTCAATCAAATCACCCTCTTTCACCTGGGTCGTGTTTTGAGAAGGAATGAATTCACTCTGAATAGTCTGAGCAAAAGCAGAACTCATCATCATCGCGATACAAATAATTAAAGCAGATAAGACTTTCATCTCATCTCCTTTACAAAGTTTTCTAAATACTTTTCTTGCACTCTTAATCTCTTAAATTTTTTCCCATACTCATGGGCCAGGTCTTTTTTGCCAGAAAAATCGTATTTCCCTAAGCTGGATGAACCCTTAGGGCTTGCTGAAGCATGCAGTGAGTATGGAAGGGTTTTTGCTTCATCTAATGGGGATAGTATTTGAAAGCAATGGACATTCGATCTGGCCAATAACTTTTTCATTACATCTGCATCTACAAAATCATTAAAATCAGAAAGGAGAATAATTTCTCTTTTGCGACTTAAGTGCTTCATGATCGAGATATATTTTTTCTTTTTATCAACATTTTCTTCGAAGCGGCGTTCATAGTTCACTTTGCCTTTACTCGTAATGATATTTTTTTCTTCTAACACTGAAATTAAGTGAGTAATTCCTTTATCCCCAGATAACTTTGGAACATCGATAATTTCGTCTGTAATAATCAAGGCGTGGACAAAGTCACTTGTCTCTTTAGCTAGTAAGTAAAGTAAGCAGCAAATTTCAATAGCGGCCTGAAGTTTAGAAACCCCGTTGAATCCAGTCATCATTGTCGTTGAAGCATCAATCACGACAACGATCTCAACGTTACGTTCTTCATTGAAAGTCTTTACATAAGGATGACTCGTCTTCGCCAGAATTTTCCAGTCGATGAATCTGATATCATCACCAAAATTATAAACCTGGTGCTCCTTAAACTGGAGACCTGTTCCTTTAATATTGGTTTTAAGTATTCCAATTGAATGGGAGTTAGCCCTCTTAAAAAGATTGGCCCTAAGCTTCCCAACAACTTTTCTAACTTCGTTTATGTTCATATTTTATACAAGCGATTTTGCAATTTTCAATGCAACATCAGATCCTTTAAAATTATCAATTGAAGCTTCGTAAGAAAGAATTATTCTGTGTCCTAAAACACTTGGTACAATTTTTAATATATGGTCAGGTGTAACGAAATCCTTTCCTTCCATGAAGGCCATGAATTTTGAAACTCTATATAACCAGATCACTGCTCTTGGTGAAGCACCTGCAACGATCACTCCCTTATACTCTTTTGGAAAATATTCAGAATCTGGTCTTGTTGCATGAACAATTTTTACAATCAGGTCTTTAATTTTGTCATCAACGTAAATAGCGTCAACTAGCTCTTGGGCAGTAAGAAGATCATCAGTCGATAAAACAGCTGATAATTTATTAACTGCATTTTTCTTAAGATCAATAATATTTTTCTCTGAAGCAAATGATGGATAATCAACATTCACTTTCATCATGAAACGGTCAAGCTGAGCTTCTGGAAGTTGATATGTTCCTTCCTGCTCAATTGGGTTTTGAGTGGCAAGAACAACGAATGGTGAAGACAGTCTGTGCGTTTCATCCCCGATTGTGACTTGTTTCTCGGCCATTGCTTCTAATAGAGCTGCCTGAACTTTTGCCGGAGCACGGTTAATCTCATCGGCCAGTAAAAGCTGAGTGAAAATCGGACCAAATTTCGTACTGAATTCTTCGTTTTTCTGACTGTAAATCATTGTCCCAATTAAGTCTGATGGAAGTAAATCTGGTGTGAACTGAATTCTTTTAAACGACAGGTCGCAAAGTTTACTGATTGTTGAGACCGAAAGTGTTTTACCAAGTCCTGGCATACCTTCGATAAGTAAGTGACCTTCACAAATAAGAGAGGCCATGATGGCGTCTAATAAATTGTCTTGCCCAAAGATTACACTTTTGGCCTGTGTTAATGCTTCATTAATACGTGATCTGATTTCAGTACTCATAATTACCCTCTGCTCACAAAATAAACTAAATATTTAATATAAAAACTTTTATCTTTAAATCCGCTGAATGGATGATCCATCCCTTGAACACCTAAATCTAATAACTGAACACGTTGAGAATTCTTTAAAGCTGCCTCTTGAACAGTCTTATCTAATTCTTCGTAATTCACATGGTGAGTACATGAAGCAACAACCATTAATCCTTCATCACTTAAAAGTCTCATCGCTTTTAAATGAAGTTTTTCATAACCTTGAAGGGCCTGAATTTTATTTTTTTCTGATTTAGTAAATGCTGGTGGGTCACTCACAATAACGTCGTATTTTTTCCCACTCGCAAGTGCTGTATCTAAGAATTTGAAAACGTCTGATCTTGTGAACTGTCCTCTTCCCTTGAAGTTATTCAATTCAAGATTTGTGTTCGTTGCCACTTCCATATTGGCCTGGTCAACAAACTCAACATTTTCAACACCGGCCTTCAGCATGTGAAGTCCCCAGCTTCCCACGTATGAGAAGAGGTCTAATCCTGTTTTTTTAGGAAACGATGTGCGAGTTAAAAGATTTGCAAGTTTGCTTCTGTTTTCTCTGTGGTCATAGTAGTAACCAATTTTCTGCATAACAGTCTGAGAAATTCTATAGTGAATTCCATTTTCTAAAATATCTAAATCTTCCGCAATCTTTTCAGGTTCATGAACCGGAAGAACTTCTGATTTTCTGTATTCAAGATT
Coding sequences within it:
- a CDS encoding class I SAM-dependent rRNA methyltransferase: MSKGLRPGEWIILEDQLAKKNYIAYINPFAESFYKLKILTEDKTKKYNVKSDEEEVARELIVANLQAAFKLRDYLTDYSNGARLVYGMNDSLPGIIVDKYQKYILAQINTAGMDRFRDLIKAEIVKKYPEQKVLFFDNLEYRKSEVLPVHEPEKIAEDLDILENGIHYRISQTVMQKIGYYYDHRENRSKLANLLTRTSFPKKTGLDLFSYVGSWGLHMLKAGVENVEFVDQANMEVATNTNLELNNFKGRGQFTRSDVFKFLDTALASGKKYDVIVSDPPAFTKSEKNKIQALQGYEKLHLKAMRLLSDEGLMVVASCTHHVNYEELDKTVQEAALKNSQRVQLLDLGVQGMDHPFSGFKDKSFYIKYLVYFVSRG
- a CDS encoding GspE/PulE family protein, which codes for MFRKEFVDVITKTGMVPIKDLRPLIIDKDPLLISELALLQFKFFDDIRFAKQIADSYNLTYIDLSKAKIPERILKIVKKSDIVKYRVLPIQKNSRAVSVAIFDPSLIRLQAELQALFQYPVEFILTSLSSWSDIFARVPDNIDDVLETIREIKADSQKKDENIKEDDIGDDVIRYVNKILAEAFVMKCSDIHIEPYENNFRIRYRQDGSLVEAARPPRALMLPIISRVKILAQMDISERRKPQDGRIKLEIGGKPIDYRVSSLPTLFGEKIVLRLLDSSNLQLDMTKLGFEPKQIEIFKEGIYRPYGMCLVTGPTGSGKTTTLYSALAELNQIDTNISTAEDPVEFNLEGINQVNVKKDIGLTFAACLKSFLRQDPDIIMVGEIRDHEVGEIAVEAALTGHMVLSTLHTNDAPSTITRLVNMGIEPFLVAAALNVVVAQRLCRKICKDCKDVDPLATKEVLVSCGISPASAEKITAYKGKGCGTCNNTGYKGRVAIYEVLEMTPSVKEILLRSGSTDEIKRQAIKEGMKTLRMCALTKVAQGLTTVDEAVSNSASDKM
- a CDS encoding shikimate dehydrogenase family protein, whose product is MNKYALVGKDISHSRSPEMYRKLISPSVHYDLLDYKTAEEIPSALDLLNIYDGINITSPYKKHFLTQVELTSTALEIGAINCLKKKKGKVIGENTDYLAIVDILKEMQKDYGDLEVIILGDGVMASVARLALKNLGLSFKVLSRKQTNNFNQLNLIEHFQSPTALPVVINTCAREFIFNGIIPNRALFWDFNYNFSQHSSTIPGKVHKYVDGLEMLERQALYAVAFWSK
- a CDS encoding DUF58 domain-containing protein; its protein translation is MNINEVRKVVGKLRANLFKRANSHSIGILKTNIKGTGLQFKEHQVYNFGDDIRFIDWKILAKTSHPYVKTFNEERNVEIVVVIDASTTMMTGFNGVSKLQAAIEICCLLYLLAKETSDFVHALIITDEIIDVPKLSGDKGITHLISVLEEKNIITSKGKVNYERRFEENVDKKKKYISIMKHLSRKREIILLSDFNDFVDADVMKKLLARSNVHCFQILSPLDEAKTLPYSLHASASPKGSSSLGKYDFSGKKDLAHEYGKKFKRLRVQEKYLENFVKEMR
- a CDS encoding bifunctional riboflavin kinase/FAD synthetase, which gives rise to MIIVKDLEELKTVYNENKVHVTIGNFDGVHVGHREFLHQIKKDCIQDHAKFVIVTFVPHPLKILKAHSGFLINTYAERRELLASCGADYLLEIDFTRDFSTLTPEEFLTKHIFSFDGISKIYLGHDFAFGANKSGDFHVAKTFCEHKKTALMLQQEYKIKSSSVSSTEVRNAILAGDIPKANELLGRNYFLSGRVIKGEGRGKKIGYPTANLGYDKELIIPAKGVYITQVKIKDMIYNSVTNIGVNPTFNTGYEVHVESHLLDFTQDIYGEEIRVSFIKKLRDEKKFPSVNDLVEQITADAELAREYFKHE
- a CDS encoding AAA family ATPase gives rise to the protein MSTEIRSRINEALTQAKSVIFGQDNLLDAIMASLICEGHLLIEGMPGLGKTLSVSTISKLCDLSFKRIQFTPDLLPSDLIGTMIYSQKNEEFSTKFGPIFTQLLLADEINRAPAKVQAALLEAMAEKQVTIGDETHRLSSPFVVLATQNPIEQEGTYQLPEAQLDRFMMKVNVDYPSFASEKNIIDLKKNAVNKLSAVLSTDDLLTAQELVDAIYVDDKIKDLIVKIVHATRPDSEYFPKEYKGVIVAGASPRAVIWLYRVSKFMAFMEGKDFVTPDHILKIVPSVLGHRIILSYEASIDNFKGSDVALKIAKSLV
- a CDS encoding VWA domain-containing protein, producing MNFEFQHIHYAIFGGVGLIFWIIGFFYWFKKPQLFIPSKYKKKGIPILRSLIFIMGVVSWLYISFALAGPRRPMGMDKNTIEVNDIFIVLDLSRSMLAEDLKPNRFEAAKQKIQDFVALFPRDRIGIVIFAEKVFTLLPLSTDLNLINKMVAQIKLGVLGDGTNIGDALALGVGRLLQSLAKNKVIILLTDGVSNVGTLTPLQAAEMAAEQKIKIYTIGIGGAKDARIPVGANMFGVQRYQVIPGGSVDEKGLQEIARITGGKFYMARDNKALQNVLGDINKLERTEIEQSGKIIYEELYFKYLLIGVLLLIGAELSRRLLLREGP
- a CDS encoding vWA domain-containing protein produces the protein MNFSNTQYLPHIIIGSIIFAILIIYLNSKYFKWVKTYWFFERTWLSRFSTLIYVISLFLMFVSLLDLRGPEEKVKTNLPDQKTIIILDSSSSMLAEDIRPSRFGKAIQLARHFVKSAAGHQISVVLFSDIQKRLIPFTDDIDLLDSRLAALEKTNAVSGGSNIGQAISEAVGYFDTDGDRKAANGNILVFTDAEESDGSFDVDLGNNINLAVVGIGTAKGANIPLRWEDGSFRGYKTNKGEPVVTKLDEEYIKKIGKNVKNYKYWIANSYSLPTEDIMNFFRGTYNKANGKGDMRVRPVFSHLILIPAIILYCFSIVLGRFASFKTVASLLVIALLSFNAGAYAQDSQEEEKKEKPLPPALLKEMQKMKDGKADRKEILKIAENLLKNNDEKRASELYKEYARPEDEQQVVFNRATALLKAHKLDEAMPLIQQIYKGANEEIKDKMRHNLLLTMNDDKKGQDKNKDDKKDDKKDDKKDDKKDGEKDKKDKDGKQDDKKEDKKDGKGQDNKDSKDPKNGQDQKQDKKDNKDNKDKKDEKEKKDPKDLDKPDRPDTAPKSLQEKEKMIEQKRKMVKTPAMVKQILNDDRELQKKMMDTSTNERGAPKPKRDW
- a CDS encoding BatD family protein, with the protein product MKIIMFFILAMFSMALRAQEVEVVVEPKEPVINENFFVTFKIKTSGSEEPYISFTPYGASVLGKRSQGLSISTVVINGKFTTTKEQAVVYELLAERAGQVYLRNVKVEMSGKTIPVSEVRVNVLNEARRIPDAFIEAEASKTKIYLGEGLDVNYYLYFKTSISANDVKEFPKLNKFIKRFHHINAPVETVQYKGQVFKRILAYSARLYAEKVGSAVLDPMTISVQMIENDYSGFGFGSQRYKNKDLSSPRIEVEVLALPSEGVPSSFTGLIGEHEFNLSVPKGKYLVNEPIEIKLEVKGKGAVENFDAPVIYADNNLEQFDTKSEVTEMGMQAAKKVFEYTLLARGPVKIPAREMAFAYFEPSSGKYIEKKISVPGIEVSGVAAATNGSGETKPEATTPAAEGNNFLNSLFKNKKEVAVEKNQIGLVGPNLSGQGQWFDRGFLVLNTILGLLLVIVGIQWGLSARNSSGPKNISQLIKRDIAVMKKKGLRYSELYHVLVALDKTNKMAAGGISITNVINDSQLSNEAKNYFKNALSFTEGGAYAEGKRNGQNVVFEKKHFNELMKNL